acccaaggccctgtccaacctggccttgagcactgccagggatggagcattcacaacttccctgggcaacccatcccagtgcctcaccatcctcacagtaaagaacttcttccttagatccaatctaaacttcccctgtttaagttttaacccgttaccccttgtcctgtcactacagtccctaatgaagagtccctccccagcatccctataggcccccttcagatactggaaggctgctctgaggtctccatgcagccttctcttctccaggctgaacagccccaacttcctcagcctgtcttcatacgggaggtgctccagtccctgatcatcctcgtggcctcctctggacttgttccagcagttccatgtcctttttatgttgaggacaccagaactgcacacagtgctccaggtgaggtctcacagagcagagcagaggggcaggatcacctccttgaaCAGACACACCAAATTAAATGGCACCTCCACTTTTGTCACTGAAATAGGTGCAACGTACAACCCAGTTCCGAAAATAAAGTCTTCCTTTTTGGTTCTGCAGTTGTCAGTGGCTTGCACTGTGCACACTTCAACACCATCGCTTGGGGAACACAGCTCCTGTTAGTGCTCTTCCATCTGaactggaaaagcagctcaaaGAACTGGCAGCTCACTTACCTCTGTGATAGAACAGCACTGATATGATTGTTCTCAATGCTGTGTGTGCCTGACACATGACTGCAAGGGAAGCTCTTAATTCTATTTAAAACATCAAATTTCCACTTTACGTGGCATAAAAAGGTGGAAACAACAGAACCATGAACAGTTCCTCAAGGTTTATTGTTACTGTTTTATGTCATGAATCTAGGTTCCATCCCTTTTAATGCTTGTCTTTTGGAACAGTGGCTCTTTCTGAAGCCAGGGCATATGTCAAGTTACTTCTGAGtatgccctgctgctgcctggctaaGTTATGTCCTTCAGGTATTCCAGGCTGCAGCCAGGCTCtctgaaaggcttttaaagAGGCTATTTAGTGCTGCCTTTAATCTATTTATATTTACTATTAAACCTCTATCATCAGTGGCTCTATTCACTGTTGCCCTGGTCTTTGTGGACTCCAAGTACACAGCCAGCGTCAATGTCCTTACACTACATAGGACATAGAGTGTCTTTGCCATGAAAAGCcctaggaaaggaaaagcacatcTTTCTTATGGGGGTGTGGAAATACAAGCTCTAGTTAAGCAGACCACTAGAAAGAATCCAAACTAATATCTAATCATAAGttatatggaaagaaaatgtataaGATATATGTAAGGAAAGGTGGTatcattttttaaagctttgtctttttttttccccatagagACAGTATTCAAAGTATGTCCTAAAATCTAATGAAGATCAATATTGTTATTCCCATTTCATGGAAATGGAATCATACAGGCAGGGAATGAGCTATTAAAACCCAGGAGGAAGTTAACAAGAGCTGGGTAAAAACCCTACGGTGCTGCAATGGAGCAGATCTTTTGATCTAAAAGGAAAATCATGGACTTAGTATGTGCTTCACAGCTTGCATGCTTGCTGTACACAGCCTGTACACTTGCCCATACAGGATGCGGACACACTGTGTTCTGTTCTGGTTTTTCTCATAAGCGACTGGTTTTATGCTCATATTCTGCCTTAGGGCTCAGGCCTTATTCCACCAGCCGCAGGGCTGGACTGAGATGTCCATACCAATGGGCCACCAGCGCGGCTTGAAGCCCTCTTCATGGCTGATGCAGCAGAACAGCTCTGTGAAGACCTGAGTTCTGCAATCACAGACCCCTGTACGGAGTTTGAGCTGGTGATGCAGAGGGAAAGCAGAACCCCTGTATTCGTCCTCTACAGTCCCTCCAGTTTTGTTTACAATGAGGATAGTAAAATACTGGCATACTTTGCCCAGAGGTGCGGCGGATGCGCcatcctggaagtgttcaaggtcaggtcggatggggctttgagcttCATCTAGATGAGCCTGTGCAGATGCACTTGATCCCTGCTAATGCAGGCACTTTAGGAAGGCAGCAATAAAGGGTTCAGTGGGACACAGGACAAAGCACAGGAAGTTTTCTTGGGTATTAagccaaccccccccccccccccaaattctGATGATGTGCAACACAcacccagagaggttgtgaaatTCGGGGAGATActtgaactgaaagaggggagatttagctTGTACGTTAGGAAGatattcttcactatgagggtgctgaggcacagggtgcccagagaagctgtggctgccccatccctggcagtgttcaaggccaggttggacacaggggcttggagcaagctgctctagtggaaggtgtccctgcccctggcaggggttggaactgggtgagctttaaggtcccttcaacccaaaccagtctgggattctatgatcctattcAGGGATGTAGCAGAGGACGGGGGACACCTGGAAGGATTTAACCCACACAACCAACCGGCGTGGGGTGACAACTAGAGGGACGAACCGATACAACACCGGCTCCCTCCAGCCCCGCTGCTTCTGAGCTCTAGGACAGCCCCACTGGACGCACAACCCCAGGGTCGGCAGGCAGCGACTTGTCCCCAAGCGCTGCCCTGCTGACCCCAGGCGGGGGGCACCGCAAActccggctgctgctgctgcacacccCGCGGCTCCAGCCAAGACACGGGCACGGTGCCGGGCGGGCGAGGGTCCCGGCGGCGATGCTGCAGCCCGGCACAGCCCGGCACGGAGCGCGATAGCGCGGCGCGGCGCTGCCTGGCGCCGGGCCGAGGGCGGAGCGGCCGACGGGGCGGGCCGGAGGAGGGAGCCGTCGGCGCTGCGCGGAGCACGGCACGGCCCAGGGGAGCCCGGCGAGTGCCTGGCACGGACCAGCGTTATCCCGGAATAGGGCTGCACGCATGTGCGTCACCCCGGATGTGAACAGGCCGGCCCGGCTCCGCGCTAGCTCGCTCCGCCCGGCTCCGGCGGATGGGctgagccgagccgagccgagccgaaccgagccgagccgtgccgtgccggccGCCGCGCAGCCCGGTACGGGCTGAGGGGAGGCAGGGCCGCCGGGCGCCCTCGAGGGCCAAGGTGCGAGAGTCCCCTCCCGGCGGGGGGCCCGGGCCCCCCgagggggccggggccggggtaGGCGCCGGGGCAGGTGCGCGGCCCGGGCAGGATCCCCGGCGCAGCCCGCCCCGTCGGGGCCGCCGCCGCGTCCCCTTCCCCGGCCCCCGTGGCGCCGGTACCTCCCGTGCCGTGGCGCAGCCCCGCGGCCGGGGCAGGGGAGCGATGGATTTCCGCGGTAAGAAGTACGAGCGCGGCAGTAACTGGTCGGACCCCGAGgtggtggagctgctgcagctctgggccGACGAGTCGGTGCAGATGGAGCTGGAGAGCTGCTTGCGCAACCAGCACGTCTTCAACCGCATCGCAGAGGTGCTGCGGGAGAAGGGCATCCACCGGACGGGCGACCAGTGCCGGGAGAAGATCAAGAAGATGAAGCTGGAATATCGTCGGATCAAGGATAACAGCAAGGCCCCGCGGAGCGGCAGGACATGGAAGTTCTACGAGGTGATGGACCGGGTGCTGACCAGCCGGCCTGCCCTGGCTTACAGCTCGCTGAGCGGCAGCATGATGGCTCAGCaagtgctgcagggcagcatGGTGGAGagctaccaccaccaccagttcACCTCCCCGGCCCTGCCCTTTGAACACTCCCAGCACCCTGAACTGATGGAGATCAAATGTGAGGAGGTGAACTCTGATGAGCACTGCTTGACCCCAGAGCCCCCAGCAGCCATGTCTTACCAGCAGGGCTCCCCTGAAGAGCATGAGATGGAGAGAGCCTTCTTGGAGAGGGCCCAGAACAACTCTCCCATCTCCAGGGTGGAGATTCCCATTGAAACCAGTGTTTCACCGTCAGGTAGGGAGAGCCTTTCGCATTCCAGCATCAGGTTTCTGCCTGGTTTCCCCAGAAAGAGAGATCCTATTTTCTGGTGCAGAGATAGACACCTGGTTTTCACGCTGATGTTTGGTCCTTGGTTTTCCACGTCCCAAAAAGCTATAAGGTAGAaggctgggagctgcattcATAGTCTCTGGCCATTCCCAAAGTGTATCTAGCTGCAGGTAAATGAAACCTAAAATGAGCTGGGCTAAATATTGGGTGTATAATCCCAAGGGCTGGAATGTCTGCCACAAGCTGGGCTATGTGTTTGTGGTAGATTCCTATATATAATGCTGACGGTGCTTAGCCTTAttgaaacaaacaagaaattGTATGCTCTTTGGTATCACTGGAGCATCACCAGGGCTGTCTGCGGTCCTCGTAATGAATTGTATCAGGAGACCCTCTTCTGCCGTGGCTACGCTAGAAACCTGCAGGTGGAACTTTTCCTTGTGttcttttaaactgttttctggATCTAATCTTTTAGGACACTCAGTGGTGAAGAATACTTGGGAATGCTCATTACCTGGCTTTCTAAGCTGTGTGTTAGGACATGGAAAGATGGGTTTGGAAGTCACTGGCAGAAACAGCGTTGCCTGTTACTGGCGATGAGACTTCTCCACTGATAGTGCATTTGGCCGTTGCTTGGCTGCCAGGAAGGGTGCAGCCTGGAAATCCTGGGGGTTTCAAACCAGTCTAGGACAGGCAGATGGAAGAGCATGACTTGATGGGGGagactggcacaggttacccagagaagtggtaagtgctctgtccctggcagtgttcaaggccaggttggacagagccttgggcgacatggtttagtgggaggcatccctgcccgttggaactggatcttaaggtcctttccaatccagaGTATTCTGTGATAACCCCTCTGAGGTTTACGTCTGAGATCAGGAAGAAACGGTTTAaactggctgggtttaaaccactacaCTACGTTCTCTTTGCCATGGTTGTGTTGTTAGTCCATAGAACGAAACTGACAATCACTCAGGTTCATTTAGAGGCTGAATatggctggggctggcagcatAATGGAGGCCCAATATATAAAGTtcaaaacttcaaagaaaatgtcaaaCTTCAATATGTACCTGACAGCTTTGACTTTGGTTTTCCTATAAAACCCTACAGTGGATTGAAGGATGTTTCCTAAGGAAGGCAGCAAAGCATGTCCACGCCGCTTTACTTGCTGCACATttgatttctcttcctttcttttccatatcCACAGGTTTCAGTGAGCCCAACATGGCCACCTCAACCCGGATCCAGAACGTGGCTCCCCGGCCCGGCTTCTCCGCCTTGCATCGGCTGAGGAAGAGGCGGAAAGGGCAGCGTGTGAAGGACCCGCTCGATGACCTCTTGCTGAAAACCCTGACATCGCAGCGGGCCATGGAAGAGCGCTTTCTGCAGATGGAAGAACGCCGCTTCCAGCGGGATTTGGACGTGGAGGAGCGCCGGATGCAGCTGGAGCAGCGCCGGTTTGAACTGGAGCGCGAGCATGAGTTTCGCATGTTCAACGTCTTTGCGCAGATGCTCAGCATCCTCAAGCAGAGCCATAGCGGCTCCTCCTCCTCAGTTGCGATGCCTCGGGGCTTGGACTTCAGCCAGGCACTGTCTGAAATCACAGgaatgggaggaggaggaggaggagacctGCAGGAGATGAGGGCTCGGCCGCTGTCCGAGAGGAGGGTTGACATGCACGGCTTCTGCAGCCCCAGCGACTTCCAGAGAAGCCCCTACCTCTCTGCTCGTGGCAACATTGCCAGCATCTTCCGTGGCTCCACAGAGGAAGGGTACAAAGCTTATCATGCGGACAAGTATGATGAAGACAAGAACCCCAATGTGAGTGAGCACCCCAAAGTATTCTTGCTAGGAGTAAAGATTTCCTAGAGGTTTGCTAACAGATATGCTAAAAACAGTGGAGTTTTTTTGGTCTCACTAATACTTGtttgaggaagagaaaaagtacTTTTGCAGATGAACTGGGTATCAAAGATGCACACCATGTTCAGCTCAGGTTTGCAAGCTCTTGGTTTCCCTATGGGGGAAATAATAGCAAAAGTAGACCTTGACAGATGAAAGAAAGCTGCAGGAGCAAACAGAGCTCCTGTTTCTCCTTGACCATCTCAGATTATATCTGATTATTGCAGGTGATGGGTGCAGGAGATACAGCTAGGTAGAcctttttaaattacttttaactAACAGTGCTTTATCTGCCATATCACGCTCGCTGCTCAGTTGTAGGTAGCTCATCGGACCCCCCTTGTGGCACAAAGGCAAACTATTACCAACAAGGATAGTAAATGTAAATGATCCATCTGTGCATTACTTTTAAATAGATCCTATGTTCAGATACTGAATTGCCTGAAACTTCTGAAATGTTCTATTATTATCCCTGATGTAGTCACACTGTTGGGAGGTGACAACTAAATCTTTAAGATAGAAAAACACAGTGAAGTTTTTGGTACAAGGGGGAGGCATAAACTTGCTCTTCCACCAACTGTTGTCCGTGTAGGAGACAGCTTTTTAAACAGATACCTAAAATTGGATCTGTACTTCAGTAACATCGTAAATGTACAGTtgcttaatttttcctttctttaaagatttatttacCCAACTTACCCTAATAATGAAAATGTGCTACTAGGTTTGAACTCTTCAAGATCTGATGTAGTGCTAAATAAGCAAGGTCACGTCCTAAACCTGGAGCTGTAAGGACATCTCTCCAGAGGGGAAAATCTAGTGTTTGAACCACTTTTCATGATTACTGTTCAGGTGGTTTCTGAGCAAATCAGTGGGGTGGAATGATAATGACTGATAAACAAATGCTTTTAGATAAAGAATCATGGAATTGTTAAGGTTttaaggggccttaaagctcatccagttccaaacccctggcatgagcagggacatcttcccctagagcaggttgctccaagccccgtccaacctggccttgagcactgccagggatggggcagccacagcttctctgggcaccctgtgccagcgcctcagcaccctcacagggaagagcttctgcctaagagctcatctcagtctcccctctggcaggttaaagccattccccttggcctgtccctacaggcacttgtccaaagcccctctccagacttCTTGTAGCCCCTGAAGGGTAGCAAAATATTTAGTGAAGTGACAGCTAAAGTGATTTATGCACCTGGTTTTGTATCTATAAACAATaagttacttcttttttttctagggTATAATAAACTTCGGCACCAGTGAGAATAAACTCTGCTTTGACCTGAT
The Lathamus discolor isolate bLatDis1 chromosome 6, bLatDis1.hap1, whole genome shotgun sequence DNA segment above includes these coding regions:
- the ACCS gene encoding 1-aminocyclopropane-1-carboxylate synthase-like protein 1 isoform X3; this translates as MDFRGKKYERGSNWSDPEVVELLQLWADESVQMELESCLRNQHVFNRIAEVLREKGIHRTGDQCREKIKKMKLEYRRIKDNSKAPRSGRTWKFYEVMDRVLTSRPALAYSSLSGSMMAQQVLQGSMVESYHHHQFTSPALPFEHSQHPELMEIKCEEVNSDEHCLTPEPPAAMSYQQGSPEEHEMERAFLERAQNNSPISRVEIPIETSVSPSGFSEPNMATSTRIQNVAPRPGFSALHRLRKRRKGQRVKDPLDDLLLKTLTSQRAMEERFLQMEERRFQRDLDVEERRMQLEQRRFELEREHEFRMFNVFAQMLSILKQSHSGSSSSVAMPRGLDFSQALSEITGMGGGGGGDLQEMRARPLSERRVDMHGFCSPSDFQRSPYLSARGNIASIFRGSTEEGYKAYHADKYDEDKNPNGIINFGTSENKLCFDLMSKRLTQTDMNLMEPPLLQYPDWTGHMFLREEVARFLTYYCKAPAPLKAENVIVLNGCGSLFSALATVLCDPGEAVLIATPFYGGITQSVFLYGNVKLVYAYLDSKITGTSTRPFQLTVEKLEKALQNARAEGVTVRALILLNPQNPLGDIYSLSELRDYLEFAKRHELHVIVDEIYMLSVFDDSATFHSVLGMDRLPDPQRTHVMWGITKDFAVSGIRFGTLYTENQDVANAVASLCYFHGVCGPVQHKVAQLLRDRDWINQVYLRANRARLKAAHTYVTDELKTLGVPFLNRNAGFFVWIDFRKESHCSQATFLPISSFISQLLYVRGKRCLPGLCRPHGNHKFMRISVM